A single region of the Triticum dicoccoides isolate Atlit2015 ecotype Zavitan chromosome 2B, WEW_v2.0, whole genome shotgun sequence genome encodes:
- the LOC119364840 gene encoding uncharacterized protein LOC119364840 isoform X2 — protein MWLVMFHVLCVVLFNFFAVTQFFQESYIFADVVMLGGSVFSENKAMINLFELSTGMASTKTLSDRAHREDSPVRRGPTDIKRTVDPAKVCIEDKLETSTRSSLSSKSDASPMKKLLANEIAKEVESKRKPPSVVARLMGLEDDLPAQEQALHSAKSNLRRSHSHDKYAATKKALQQQEQRLYNKTTRGNHIGPKETVEFKDVHAVCEEPLTTHQLQDQTSLGGRSSQNKRDKRIEVVRQKFIQAKRLATDENFLHSKEFQEALEVLSSNKDLFLKFLEEPSSVFSNPLYGQHTMPAPPQTKCITVLKPFKSAENKGARESRTHRVDEENDFVMGKSHKRSHSAEDTFSKPNRIVVLKPSPGKPNRAHARLTPRSSPFEPIQRTAFLGDLQDGTSTLGCTEVSGASVQYLPEDRRRRDESLLSSVYSNGYNGDESSLSRSEGDNIDDGGSLSDSEVVSPVSRHSWDYIKRYSSTYSSSTHSRASHSHSAESSVIKEAKRRLSERWTTVACDEISQEVKLPRTSRTLGDMLSIRETEKEETVAVINSASSSRSCGTKNELAMQASSVSTLSEDETRESSPRNLARSKSLPVSAAMFDNMVVSANSQGCETPKVDARQGKGKLSFKGKVSSFFFPRSKRLAEEKTTLPSDSFGEKVQVTFLDDKRSETNSDLQFDEQIAFCNDKADNSTIPTNCSLNDVGSMEAHVSTDCPSGYNDELRSNAGLKSMRDQPSPTSVPDASLEDSNTNEPESSRSTSACNERVALRSRAIESVPRSLSWEETYSHSPLHTHHLNSSNAEDNESECYALVKKILSSAGLGNLQVSMVFTGWHSADCPLDPALCDKFLDRKEEAAKSRERRSNQKLLFDCVNMALVETGQEALIRTYPWSKACLGARSEALSQDIGEEVWSHVRDWLYGAERLVANEYGDAATMLERIVHQEVEGGGWMKSVRSEPDEMTKQIADGLLVELVGEAMADLTVCFPQQDLAMPMSNL, from the exons ATGTGGCTGGTGATGTTTCATGTCCTCTGCGTCGTTTTGTTTAACTTCTTTGCCGTGACACAGTTTTTTCAGGAATCCTATATCTTCGCTGATGTTGTAATGCTTGGAGGAAGTGTTTTTAGTGAGAACAAGGCGATGATCAACTTGTTCGAGCTGAGTACGGGGATGGCCAGCACGAAGACACTCTCtgacagagctcacagagaag ATTCTCCAGTTCGTAGAGGCCCGACAGATATCAAGAGAACCGTTGATCCTGCTAAAGTTTGTATAGAGGATAAACTG GAGACAAGTACTAGGAGTTCTTTAAGCAGCAAATCAGATGCATCACCCATGAAGAAGCTACTAGCAAACGAGATAGCCAAAGAAGTGGAATCAAAGAGGAAACCACCAAGTGTTGTTGCCAGGTTGATGGGGCTTGAAGATGATCTACCTGCTCAAGAACAGGCATTACATTCTGCCAAAAGTAATTTGAGGAGAAGTCATTCACATGATAAGTATGCAGCAACAAAGAAGGCCCTGCAGCAGCAAGAGCAGCGCCTCTACAACAAAACAACACGGGGCAACCACATAGGCCCCAAGGAAACAGTAGAATTTAAGGATGTGCACGCAGTCTGCGAAGAACCACTAACAACACATCAACTTCAGGatcaaacttctttaggagggagatcTTCACAAAACAAGAGAGACAAAAGGATAGAAGTTGTTCGACAAAAGTTCATACAAGCAAAACGCCTTGCCACAGATGAAAATTTCCTTCATTCAAAGGAGTTTCAAGAAGCCCTCGAGGTTCTAAGTTCAAACAAGGATCTGTTTCTGAAGTTCCTTGAAGAACCAAGCTCTGTTTTCTCGAACCCGCTCTATGGACAACACACAATGCCTGCACCACCTCAGACAAAGTGCATTACTGTCTTGAAACCATTTAAATCTGCTGAGAATAAAGGGGCAAGAGAAAGCAGAACACACCGAGTTGATGAAGAAAATGACTTTGTAATGGGAAAGTCTCACAAGAGATCTCATTCAGCAGAAGATACCTTCTCGAAGCCAAACAGGATAGTGGTCCTAAAGCCAAGTCCTGGGAAGCCTAACAGAGCACATGCCAGGCTAACTCCCAGATCATCTCCATTTGAACCGATTCAGCGGACAGCCTTTCTTGGTGATTTACAAGATGGTACATCCACCCTAGGATGTACAGAAGTATCGGGTGCTTCGGTTCAATACCTGCCAGAAGATCGGCGGCGGCGGGATGAGTCTCTACTATCCTCTGTATACTCAAATGGGTATAATGGAGATGAGAGCTCTTTAAGCAGGTCGGAAGGTGATAACATTGATGATGGTGGTAGCTTAAGTGACTCGGAGGTAGTCAGTCCAGTGTCGCGTCATTCATGGGATTATATCAAAAGATATAGCAGTACTTACTCATCTTCAACTCATAGCAGGGCATCTCATTCACATTCAGCTGAGTCATCTGTGATCAAAGAAGCCAAAAGGCGACTTTCAGAGAGATGGACAACGGTAGCATGTGATGAGATCAGTCAAGAAGTAAAGTTGCCAAGGACCTCAAGAACTCTGGGTGACATGCTCTCCATCAGAGAAACTGAGAAAGAGGAAACTGTTGCTGTAATAAACTCCGCTTCAAGTAGCCGGTCGTGTGGCACAAAAAATGAGTTGGCCATGCAAGCTAGTTCCGTATCTACATTAAGTGAGGATGAAACCAGGGAGAGCTCTCCAAGAAATTTAGCGAGATCAAAATCTCTCCCGGTGTCAGCAGCAATGTTTGATAACATGGTGGTGTCTGCAAATTCTCAAGGCTGTGAAACACCGAAGGTGGATGCAAGGCAAGGTAAAGGAAAGTTATCATTCAAGGGGAAAGTATCAAGTTTTTTCTTCCCTAGAAGTAAAAGGCTGGCAGAAGAGAAAACCACCCTCCCTTCTGATAGCTTTGGTGAGAAGGTTCAAGTCACTTTTCTTGACGACAAGCGATCAGAGACCAATAGTGACCTTCAATTTGATGAGCAAATAGCATTTTGCAATGACAAAGCTGACAATTCCACCATACCAACAAATTGTTCTTTAAAT GATGTTGGCTCCATGGAAGCACATGTATCTACTGACTGCCCAAGTGGATATAATGATGAACTAAGATCAAACGCTGGCCTAAAATCGATGCGCGATCAGCCTAGTCCTACTTCAGTTCCGGATGCATCACTTGAAGATAGCAACACTAATGAACCTGAATCATCAAGAAGTACCAGTGCCTGCAATGAGA GAGTTGCCTTACGATCTCGTGCAATTGAGTCTGTTCCCCGCTCGTTATCATGGGAGGAAACATACTCACATTCGCCATTACACACGCATCATCTGAATTCCTCAAATGCAGAGGATAATGAATCAGAATGTTATGCCCTTGTAAAGAAGATACTATCATCTGCTGGATTAGGCAACCTACAAGTGAGTATGGTTTTCACAGGTTGGCATTCGGCTGATTGCCCTCTTGATCCCGCACTGTGTGACAAGTTCTTGGACCGCAAAGAGGAGGCTGCTAAATCTAGGGAGCGTAGGTCGAACCAAAAGCTTCTCTTTGATTGTGTAAACATGGCATTGGTTGAGACTGGCCAGGAAGCCTTGATAAGAACCTACCCATGGAGTAAAGCATGCCTCGGAGCACGGAGCGAGGCATTGTCACAAGATATAGGGGAAGAAGTATGGAGCCATGTAAGGGATTGGCTCTACGGGGCGGAGAGGCTCGTGGCTAACGagtatggtgatgctgcaacgatGTTGGAAAGAATCGTGCACCAAGAGGTGGAAGGAGGAGGCTGGATGAAATCAGTGAGGTCGGAACCGGATGAGATGACGAAACAGATTGCAGATGGTCTGTTGGTGGAGCTAGTCGGAGAAGCCATGGCGGATCTCACAGTTTGTTTTCCACAGCAAGATCTCGCAATGCCAATGTCAAATCTGTAG
- the LOC119364840 gene encoding uncharacterized protein LOC119364840 isoform X1 gives MWLVMFHVLCVVLFNFFAVTQFFQESYIFADVVMLGGSVFSENKAMINLFELSTGMASTKTLSDRAHREDSPVRRGPTDIKRTVDPAKVCIEDKLETSTRSSLSSKSDASPMKKLLANEIAKEVESKRKPPSVVARLMGLEDDLPAQEQALHSAKSNLRRSHSHDKYAATKKALQQQEQRLYNKTTRGNHIGPKETVEFKDVHAVCEEPLTTHQLQDQTSLGGRSSQNKRDKRIEVVRQKFIQAKRLATDENFLHSKEFQEALEVLSSNKDLFLKFLEEPSSVFSNPLYGQHTMPAPPQTKCITVLKPFKSAENKGARESRTHRVDEENDFVMGKSHKRSHSAEDTFSKPNRIVVLKPSPGKPNRAHARLTPRSSPFEPIQRTAFLGDLQDGTSTLGCTEVSGASVQYLPEDRRRRDESLLSSVYSNGYNGDESSLSRSEGDNIDDGGSLSDSEVVSPVSRHSWDYIKRYSSTYSSSTHSRASHSHSAESSVIKEAKRRLSERWTTVACDEISQEVKLPRTSRTLGDMLSIRETEKEETVAVINSASSSRSCGTKNELAMQASSVSTLSEDETRESSPRNLARSKSLPVSAAMFDNMVVSANSQGCETPKVDARQGKGKLSFKGKVSSFFFPRSKRLAEEKTTLPSDSFGEKVQVTFLDDKRSETNSDLQFDEQIAFCNDKADNSTIPTNCSLNQDVGSMEAHVSTDCPSGYNDELRSNAGLKSMRDQPSPTSVPDASLEDSNTNEPESSRSTSACNERVALRSRAIESVPRSLSWEETYSHSPLHTHHLNSSNAEDNESECYALVKKILSSAGLGNLQVSMVFTGWHSADCPLDPALCDKFLDRKEEAAKSRERRSNQKLLFDCVNMALVETGQEALIRTYPWSKACLGARSEALSQDIGEEVWSHVRDWLYGAERLVANEYGDAATMLERIVHQEVEGGGWMKSVRSEPDEMTKQIADGLLVELVGEAMADLTVCFPQQDLAMPMSNL, from the exons ATGTGGCTGGTGATGTTTCATGTCCTCTGCGTCGTTTTGTTTAACTTCTTTGCCGTGACACAGTTTTTTCAGGAATCCTATATCTTCGCTGATGTTGTAATGCTTGGAGGAAGTGTTTTTAGTGAGAACAAGGCGATGATCAACTTGTTCGAGCTGAGTACGGGGATGGCCAGCACGAAGACACTCTCtgacagagctcacagagaag ATTCTCCAGTTCGTAGAGGCCCGACAGATATCAAGAGAACCGTTGATCCTGCTAAAGTTTGTATAGAGGATAAACTG GAGACAAGTACTAGGAGTTCTTTAAGCAGCAAATCAGATGCATCACCCATGAAGAAGCTACTAGCAAACGAGATAGCCAAAGAAGTGGAATCAAAGAGGAAACCACCAAGTGTTGTTGCCAGGTTGATGGGGCTTGAAGATGATCTACCTGCTCAAGAACAGGCATTACATTCTGCCAAAAGTAATTTGAGGAGAAGTCATTCACATGATAAGTATGCAGCAACAAAGAAGGCCCTGCAGCAGCAAGAGCAGCGCCTCTACAACAAAACAACACGGGGCAACCACATAGGCCCCAAGGAAACAGTAGAATTTAAGGATGTGCACGCAGTCTGCGAAGAACCACTAACAACACATCAACTTCAGGatcaaacttctttaggagggagatcTTCACAAAACAAGAGAGACAAAAGGATAGAAGTTGTTCGACAAAAGTTCATACAAGCAAAACGCCTTGCCACAGATGAAAATTTCCTTCATTCAAAGGAGTTTCAAGAAGCCCTCGAGGTTCTAAGTTCAAACAAGGATCTGTTTCTGAAGTTCCTTGAAGAACCAAGCTCTGTTTTCTCGAACCCGCTCTATGGACAACACACAATGCCTGCACCACCTCAGACAAAGTGCATTACTGTCTTGAAACCATTTAAATCTGCTGAGAATAAAGGGGCAAGAGAAAGCAGAACACACCGAGTTGATGAAGAAAATGACTTTGTAATGGGAAAGTCTCACAAGAGATCTCATTCAGCAGAAGATACCTTCTCGAAGCCAAACAGGATAGTGGTCCTAAAGCCAAGTCCTGGGAAGCCTAACAGAGCACATGCCAGGCTAACTCCCAGATCATCTCCATTTGAACCGATTCAGCGGACAGCCTTTCTTGGTGATTTACAAGATGGTACATCCACCCTAGGATGTACAGAAGTATCGGGTGCTTCGGTTCAATACCTGCCAGAAGATCGGCGGCGGCGGGATGAGTCTCTACTATCCTCTGTATACTCAAATGGGTATAATGGAGATGAGAGCTCTTTAAGCAGGTCGGAAGGTGATAACATTGATGATGGTGGTAGCTTAAGTGACTCGGAGGTAGTCAGTCCAGTGTCGCGTCATTCATGGGATTATATCAAAAGATATAGCAGTACTTACTCATCTTCAACTCATAGCAGGGCATCTCATTCACATTCAGCTGAGTCATCTGTGATCAAAGAAGCCAAAAGGCGACTTTCAGAGAGATGGACAACGGTAGCATGTGATGAGATCAGTCAAGAAGTAAAGTTGCCAAGGACCTCAAGAACTCTGGGTGACATGCTCTCCATCAGAGAAACTGAGAAAGAGGAAACTGTTGCTGTAATAAACTCCGCTTCAAGTAGCCGGTCGTGTGGCACAAAAAATGAGTTGGCCATGCAAGCTAGTTCCGTATCTACATTAAGTGAGGATGAAACCAGGGAGAGCTCTCCAAGAAATTTAGCGAGATCAAAATCTCTCCCGGTGTCAGCAGCAATGTTTGATAACATGGTGGTGTCTGCAAATTCTCAAGGCTGTGAAACACCGAAGGTGGATGCAAGGCAAGGTAAAGGAAAGTTATCATTCAAGGGGAAAGTATCAAGTTTTTTCTTCCCTAGAAGTAAAAGGCTGGCAGAAGAGAAAACCACCCTCCCTTCTGATAGCTTTGGTGAGAAGGTTCAAGTCACTTTTCTTGACGACAAGCGATCAGAGACCAATAGTGACCTTCAATTTGATGAGCAAATAGCATTTTGCAATGACAAAGCTGACAATTCCACCATACCAACAAATTGTTCTTTAAAT CAGGATGTTGGCTCCATGGAAGCACATGTATCTACTGACTGCCCAAGTGGATATAATGATGAACTAAGATCAAACGCTGGCCTAAAATCGATGCGCGATCAGCCTAGTCCTACTTCAGTTCCGGATGCATCACTTGAAGATAGCAACACTAATGAACCTGAATCATCAAGAAGTACCAGTGCCTGCAATGAGA GAGTTGCCTTACGATCTCGTGCAATTGAGTCTGTTCCCCGCTCGTTATCATGGGAGGAAACATACTCACATTCGCCATTACACACGCATCATCTGAATTCCTCAAATGCAGAGGATAATGAATCAGAATGTTATGCCCTTGTAAAGAAGATACTATCATCTGCTGGATTAGGCAACCTACAAGTGAGTATGGTTTTCACAGGTTGGCATTCGGCTGATTGCCCTCTTGATCCCGCACTGTGTGACAAGTTCTTGGACCGCAAAGAGGAGGCTGCTAAATCTAGGGAGCGTAGGTCGAACCAAAAGCTTCTCTTTGATTGTGTAAACATGGCATTGGTTGAGACTGGCCAGGAAGCCTTGATAAGAACCTACCCATGGAGTAAAGCATGCCTCGGAGCACGGAGCGAGGCATTGTCACAAGATATAGGGGAAGAAGTATGGAGCCATGTAAGGGATTGGCTCTACGGGGCGGAGAGGCTCGTGGCTAACGagtatggtgatgctgcaacgatGTTGGAAAGAATCGTGCACCAAGAGGTGGAAGGAGGAGGCTGGATGAAATCAGTGAGGTCGGAACCGGATGAGATGACGAAACAGATTGCAGATGGTCTGTTGGTGGAGCTAGTCGGAGAAGCCATGGCGGATCTCACAGTTTGTTTTCCACAGCAAGATCTCGCAATGCCAATGTCAAATCTGTAG
- the LOC119364840 gene encoding uncharacterized protein LOC119364840 isoform X3 — MLGGSVFSENKAMINLFELSTGMASTKTLSDRAHREDSPVRRGPTDIKRTVDPAKVCIEDKLETSTRSSLSSKSDASPMKKLLANEIAKEVESKRKPPSVVARLMGLEDDLPAQEQALHSAKSNLRRSHSHDKYAATKKALQQQEQRLYNKTTRGNHIGPKETVEFKDVHAVCEEPLTTHQLQDQTSLGGRSSQNKRDKRIEVVRQKFIQAKRLATDENFLHSKEFQEALEVLSSNKDLFLKFLEEPSSVFSNPLYGQHTMPAPPQTKCITVLKPFKSAENKGARESRTHRVDEENDFVMGKSHKRSHSAEDTFSKPNRIVVLKPSPGKPNRAHARLTPRSSPFEPIQRTAFLGDLQDGTSTLGCTEVSGASVQYLPEDRRRRDESLLSSVYSNGYNGDESSLSRSEGDNIDDGGSLSDSEVVSPVSRHSWDYIKRYSSTYSSSTHSRASHSHSAESSVIKEAKRRLSERWTTVACDEISQEVKLPRTSRTLGDMLSIRETEKEETVAVINSASSSRSCGTKNELAMQASSVSTLSEDETRESSPRNLARSKSLPVSAAMFDNMVVSANSQGCETPKVDARQGKGKLSFKGKVSSFFFPRSKRLAEEKTTLPSDSFGEKVQVTFLDDKRSETNSDLQFDEQIAFCNDKADNSTIPTNCSLNQDVGSMEAHVSTDCPSGYNDELRSNAGLKSMRDQPSPTSVPDASLEDSNTNEPESSRSTSACNERVALRSRAIESVPRSLSWEETYSHSPLHTHHLNSSNAEDNESECYALVKKILSSAGLGNLQVSMVFTGWHSADCPLDPALCDKFLDRKEEAAKSRERRSNQKLLFDCVNMALVETGQEALIRTYPWSKACLGARSEALSQDIGEEVWSHVRDWLYGAERLVANEYGDAATMLERIVHQEVEGGGWMKSVRSEPDEMTKQIADGLLVELVGEAMADLTVCFPQQDLAMPMSNL, encoded by the exons ATGCTTGGAGGAAGTGTTTTTAGTGAGAACAAGGCGATGATCAACTTGTTCGAGCTGAGTACGGGGATGGCCAGCACGAAGACACTCTCtgacagagctcacagagaag ATTCTCCAGTTCGTAGAGGCCCGACAGATATCAAGAGAACCGTTGATCCTGCTAAAGTTTGTATAGAGGATAAACTG GAGACAAGTACTAGGAGTTCTTTAAGCAGCAAATCAGATGCATCACCCATGAAGAAGCTACTAGCAAACGAGATAGCCAAAGAAGTGGAATCAAAGAGGAAACCACCAAGTGTTGTTGCCAGGTTGATGGGGCTTGAAGATGATCTACCTGCTCAAGAACAGGCATTACATTCTGCCAAAAGTAATTTGAGGAGAAGTCATTCACATGATAAGTATGCAGCAACAAAGAAGGCCCTGCAGCAGCAAGAGCAGCGCCTCTACAACAAAACAACACGGGGCAACCACATAGGCCCCAAGGAAACAGTAGAATTTAAGGATGTGCACGCAGTCTGCGAAGAACCACTAACAACACATCAACTTCAGGatcaaacttctttaggagggagatcTTCACAAAACAAGAGAGACAAAAGGATAGAAGTTGTTCGACAAAAGTTCATACAAGCAAAACGCCTTGCCACAGATGAAAATTTCCTTCATTCAAAGGAGTTTCAAGAAGCCCTCGAGGTTCTAAGTTCAAACAAGGATCTGTTTCTGAAGTTCCTTGAAGAACCAAGCTCTGTTTTCTCGAACCCGCTCTATGGACAACACACAATGCCTGCACCACCTCAGACAAAGTGCATTACTGTCTTGAAACCATTTAAATCTGCTGAGAATAAAGGGGCAAGAGAAAGCAGAACACACCGAGTTGATGAAGAAAATGACTTTGTAATGGGAAAGTCTCACAAGAGATCTCATTCAGCAGAAGATACCTTCTCGAAGCCAAACAGGATAGTGGTCCTAAAGCCAAGTCCTGGGAAGCCTAACAGAGCACATGCCAGGCTAACTCCCAGATCATCTCCATTTGAACCGATTCAGCGGACAGCCTTTCTTGGTGATTTACAAGATGGTACATCCACCCTAGGATGTACAGAAGTATCGGGTGCTTCGGTTCAATACCTGCCAGAAGATCGGCGGCGGCGGGATGAGTCTCTACTATCCTCTGTATACTCAAATGGGTATAATGGAGATGAGAGCTCTTTAAGCAGGTCGGAAGGTGATAACATTGATGATGGTGGTAGCTTAAGTGACTCGGAGGTAGTCAGTCCAGTGTCGCGTCATTCATGGGATTATATCAAAAGATATAGCAGTACTTACTCATCTTCAACTCATAGCAGGGCATCTCATTCACATTCAGCTGAGTCATCTGTGATCAAAGAAGCCAAAAGGCGACTTTCAGAGAGATGGACAACGGTAGCATGTGATGAGATCAGTCAAGAAGTAAAGTTGCCAAGGACCTCAAGAACTCTGGGTGACATGCTCTCCATCAGAGAAACTGAGAAAGAGGAAACTGTTGCTGTAATAAACTCCGCTTCAAGTAGCCGGTCGTGTGGCACAAAAAATGAGTTGGCCATGCAAGCTAGTTCCGTATCTACATTAAGTGAGGATGAAACCAGGGAGAGCTCTCCAAGAAATTTAGCGAGATCAAAATCTCTCCCGGTGTCAGCAGCAATGTTTGATAACATGGTGGTGTCTGCAAATTCTCAAGGCTGTGAAACACCGAAGGTGGATGCAAGGCAAGGTAAAGGAAAGTTATCATTCAAGGGGAAAGTATCAAGTTTTTTCTTCCCTAGAAGTAAAAGGCTGGCAGAAGAGAAAACCACCCTCCCTTCTGATAGCTTTGGTGAGAAGGTTCAAGTCACTTTTCTTGACGACAAGCGATCAGAGACCAATAGTGACCTTCAATTTGATGAGCAAATAGCATTTTGCAATGACAAAGCTGACAATTCCACCATACCAACAAATTGTTCTTTAAAT CAGGATGTTGGCTCCATGGAAGCACATGTATCTACTGACTGCCCAAGTGGATATAATGATGAACTAAGATCAAACGCTGGCCTAAAATCGATGCGCGATCAGCCTAGTCCTACTTCAGTTCCGGATGCATCACTTGAAGATAGCAACACTAATGAACCTGAATCATCAAGAAGTACCAGTGCCTGCAATGAGA GAGTTGCCTTACGATCTCGTGCAATTGAGTCTGTTCCCCGCTCGTTATCATGGGAGGAAACATACTCACATTCGCCATTACACACGCATCATCTGAATTCCTCAAATGCAGAGGATAATGAATCAGAATGTTATGCCCTTGTAAAGAAGATACTATCATCTGCTGGATTAGGCAACCTACAAGTGAGTATGGTTTTCACAGGTTGGCATTCGGCTGATTGCCCTCTTGATCCCGCACTGTGTGACAAGTTCTTGGACCGCAAAGAGGAGGCTGCTAAATCTAGGGAGCGTAGGTCGAACCAAAAGCTTCTCTTTGATTGTGTAAACATGGCATTGGTTGAGACTGGCCAGGAAGCCTTGATAAGAACCTACCCATGGAGTAAAGCATGCCTCGGAGCACGGAGCGAGGCATTGTCACAAGATATAGGGGAAGAAGTATGGAGCCATGTAAGGGATTGGCTCTACGGGGCGGAGAGGCTCGTGGCTAACGagtatggtgatgctgcaacgatGTTGGAAAGAATCGTGCACCAAGAGGTGGAAGGAGGAGGCTGGATGAAATCAGTGAGGTCGGAACCGGATGAGATGACGAAACAGATTGCAGATGGTCTGTTGGTGGAGCTAGTCGGAGAAGCCATGGCGGATCTCACAGTTTGTTTTCCACAGCAAGATCTCGCAATGCCAATGTCAAATCTGTAG